One window from the genome of Bremerella cremea encodes:
- a CDS encoding amidohydrolase family protein: protein MPHFLHKTLTPVLTLLWLSGLSGLVWAQAESPAEPLDGENGRPLAIGEFRPKATLKVRETNLTHAKFPVVDDHTHFRYRLRHSPEQLDDFVEVMDRNNIAICVSLDGKLGADFDEHAKYLWTKYPDRFLIYANIDWQGDGDPEKPETWACQRPDFARRMTLELAEAKKKGASGLKLFKQFGLGYKDADGSLLKIDDPRWDPIWKACGELGLPVIIHTADPAAFFEPIDKTNERWEELSRHPDWSFYGDQFPSREELLAARNRVIERHPETTFIGAHFANNSEDLGQVAEWLEKYPNLYIEPASRISELGRQPYTAREFFLKYQDRILFGTDGPWPEQRLHYYWRFFETFDEYFPYSEKVPPPQGLWYVYGIKLPDDVLKKIYHGNAAKVIPGVEEKLKKILTNQAAP, encoded by the coding sequence ATGCCCCATTTTTTACATAAAACACTTACGCCGGTACTTACCCTACTTTGGTTGAGCGGCTTGTCTGGTTTGGTTTGGGCTCAGGCTGAATCCCCCGCAGAACCTTTGGATGGCGAAAATGGCCGCCCATTGGCTATCGGAGAGTTTCGACCCAAAGCGACGTTAAAGGTTCGTGAGACCAATTTGACTCACGCCAAATTTCCGGTGGTCGACGATCATACGCACTTTCGTTATCGCCTCAGGCATTCGCCTGAACAGCTAGACGACTTTGTCGAAGTGATGGATCGCAACAATATCGCGATTTGCGTCAGCCTCGATGGAAAATTAGGGGCCGACTTCGACGAGCATGCGAAATACCTGTGGACGAAGTACCCGGATCGATTTCTGATTTATGCGAATATCGATTGGCAAGGAGACGGCGACCCTGAGAAACCAGAAACATGGGCCTGTCAGCGACCAGACTTTGCCCGGCGCATGACTTTGGAACTGGCCGAAGCGAAAAAGAAGGGGGCCAGTGGGCTGAAACTATTCAAACAATTTGGCCTGGGCTATAAAGACGCAGACGGTTCGCTACTGAAGATCGATGACCCACGTTGGGACCCGATTTGGAAAGCCTGTGGAGAGCTGGGATTGCCGGTCATCATTCATACGGCCGATCCAGCCGCGTTCTTTGAACCGATCGACAAGACGAACGAACGCTGGGAAGAACTTTCGCGGCACCCCGATTGGAGTTTCTATGGCGATCAGTTCCCCTCGCGTGAGGAATTGCTGGCCGCGCGTAACCGGGTGATCGAGCGTCATCCAGAAACGACCTTCATCGGAGCGCACTTTGCCAACAACTCGGAAGATTTGGGGCAAGTGGCAGAGTGGTTAGAGAAGTACCCGAATTTATACATCGAGCCTGCTTCTCGTATCTCGGAATTGGGGCGGCAACCTTATACTGCGCGCGAGTTTTTCTTGAAGTATCAAGATCGAATCCTATTCGGTACCGACGGCCCCTGGCCGGAGCAGAGATTGCATTACTATTGGCGATTCTTCGAGACCTTCGACGAATACTTCCCTTACTCCGAAAAAGTCCCGCCTCCGCAAGGGTTGTGGTACGTCTATGGCATCAAGTTGCCTGACGACGTGCTGAAAAAGATCTATCACGGCAACGCGGCGAAGGTTATCCCCGGGGTTGAAGAGAAGTTGAAGAAGATTCTGACCAACCAAGCTGCCCCGTAG
- a CDS encoding protein kinase domain-containing protein gives MSLDETQKQTPGQLSAAKHLSRPKGNPPCEIPGYDLDSLLGRGAYGEVWVATAQNTGRRVAIKIYHHRGALDESFVAAEVEKLVFLSADRYVVQLLEVGWNAEPPYYVMEYLPNGSLEDRLRRGGAMQVDDAIEIFRDVVIGLLHAHGKGIFHCDLKPANILLDQDGKARIADFGQSRLSHDQRPALGTLFFMAPEQADVEATPDVRWDVYALGALLYTMLVGEPPFRSSSSVGEIDSSNGLRDRLQKYRELITASPPPDAHKKIRGVDRELIQIVDRAISADPRHRYHNVQEVLDALNERDRMRYRRPLILLGVLGPAILLMIGLFFAWTNYEFAMKASEKAMVSKAHESNQFAAELAATNVSHAINARFEDVERLAKDKEFQQLFLSTIHDPELEPLLEKLHAVRATGKNQSPDRVQFQQHPARQALQQRIMDQFNLPSQANTSSWFVIDSHGIQLASSYDANLAMTPIGGYFGYRTYFHGGSEDLSPTAPTPPPIESTHLSAVFRSTASGTWKVAMSTPIRHEGKIIGVVAMSVDVGKFTGLEPAEHQFAILVDGRDAPTHGVILQHPLFDKLLENHEMVPLRFSEDPQFRVQLSQFETGTPVVGKDPIGRDELGAAYDRDWIFAAQGVSMPTRPGPAAPQQDSTGLVVVVQEEHAFAVKPIFELGSQLSRQGILAAILIIVVVLTLWYFVVRALRRVPVGAHATGDTSSIIPPHEQTTIALPVRNTTPK, from the coding sequence ATGAGCCTGGACGAAACGCAAAAACAAACGCCAGGGCAGCTTAGTGCCGCCAAGCACCTAAGCCGGCCCAAGGGGAATCCTCCCTGCGAAATCCCAGGCTACGATCTCGACTCGTTACTCGGACGTGGCGCCTATGGCGAGGTTTGGGTCGCGACGGCCCAAAACACAGGGCGCCGTGTCGCCATCAAAATCTACCATCATCGCGGGGCATTGGACGAAAGCTTCGTCGCCGCCGAGGTCGAGAAACTGGTCTTTCTTTCCGCAGATCGCTATGTCGTTCAATTGCTGGAAGTGGGATGGAACGCGGAACCTCCTTATTATGTCATGGAGTACCTGCCCAACGGATCGCTCGAAGACCGCCTCCGTCGTGGTGGTGCGATGCAGGTGGACGACGCAATCGAGATCTTTCGAGATGTCGTGATTGGCCTGCTTCACGCCCATGGGAAGGGAATTTTCCACTGTGACTTGAAGCCTGCTAACATTCTACTCGACCAGGACGGGAAGGCTCGTATTGCCGACTTTGGCCAGTCGCGGCTTTCCCACGACCAACGCCCTGCCCTGGGAACGCTGTTCTTCATGGCTCCGGAACAAGCAGACGTAGAAGCGACTCCTGATGTCCGCTGGGACGTCTATGCCCTGGGGGCTCTGCTTTATACGATGCTCGTGGGTGAGCCTCCGTTTCGCTCTTCTTCGAGTGTCGGAGAAATTGATTCTTCCAATGGCCTGCGCGATCGTTTGCAAAAATACCGCGAACTGATCACGGCTTCACCTCCTCCAGATGCCCATAAAAAGATTCGTGGAGTCGATCGCGAGCTGATTCAGATTGTCGACCGGGCGATTTCCGCCGATCCTCGCCACCGCTACCACAACGTTCAAGAGGTGCTTGACGCCCTGAACGAACGGGACCGCATGAGGTATCGTCGCCCCCTCATTCTACTGGGAGTATTAGGGCCAGCCATCCTGCTCATGATTGGGCTTTTCTTTGCTTGGACCAACTACGAGTTTGCGATGAAAGCCTCGGAGAAAGCAATGGTCTCCAAAGCACACGAGAGCAATCAATTCGCAGCGGAGTTGGCTGCTACGAATGTTTCTCATGCGATCAATGCCCGCTTTGAAGATGTGGAACGCCTAGCCAAGGACAAAGAATTTCAGCAACTCTTTCTCAGTACAATTCACGACCCCGAACTGGAACCGCTTCTGGAAAAGCTGCACGCCGTACGCGCAACCGGTAAGAATCAATCTCCAGACCGAGTTCAATTCCAGCAACATCCAGCTCGCCAAGCTCTGCAGCAGCGGATCATGGATCAGTTCAACCTTCCTTCGCAAGCCAACACTTCCAGTTGGTTTGTCATTGATTCGCATGGTATTCAGCTTGCCTCTTCCTACGATGCCAATCTGGCCATGACGCCGATTGGTGGCTATTTCGGTTACCGCACCTATTTTCATGGCGGAAGCGAAGACCTTTCGCCAACCGCCCCGACACCACCTCCGATCGAATCAACTCATCTTTCTGCGGTGTTTCGCAGTACGGCTTCTGGAACTTGGAAGGTCGCGATGTCGACTCCTATTCGGCACGAAGGAAAGATCATCGGGGTCGTTGCGATGTCGGTGGATGTCGGCAAGTTCACCGGCCTGGAACCTGCCGAGCACCAGTTCGCAATTTTGGTTGATGGCCGTGACGCCCCCACGCATGGCGTGATCCTGCAGCATCCGCTTTTCGATAAATTGCTTGAAAACCACGAAATGGTACCGCTGCGATTTTCAGAAGATCCTCAATTCCGCGTACAACTTTCACAATTCGAAACCGGGACCCCAGTGGTCGGTAAAGACCCGATTGGCAGAGACGAACTCGGTGCTGCCTACGATCGAGATTGGATTTTTGCGGCACAAGGAGTCTCGATGCCAACCCGCCCTGGTCCCGCTGCCCCGCAGCAAGACTCGACCGGCTTAGTGGTCGTCGTACAAGAGGAACATGCCTTCGCGGTGAAGCCGATTTTCGAGCTTGGTTCACAACTTTCACGGCAAGGTATCTTGGCCGCAATATTGATTATTGTGGTTGTCTTGACGTTATGGTACTTCGTGGTGCGAGCGTTACGCCGTGTTCCTGTGGGGGCTCATGCCACAGGGGATACCAGCAGCATCATTCCTCCCCACGAGCAAACGACGATCGCTCTGCCGGTGCGGAACACTACCCCCAAATAA
- a CDS encoding adenylate/guanylate cyclase domain-containing protein has protein sequence MAELFARDTLSSQRWRRRLVPNQPFIIGRTTLAFPVAWDKQVSSKHAQLTWNGAQLEVRQFQEAVNPIFFNSQPESTFWLKPGQHFVIGHTEFLLENTEPSFPLPHRSPKTEVTIHPNEIRKAAFRKTPGRIELLTEMVSKMTSCNDHEQLVTITLQQLLEGITHSNDVVLLEQRTRKDKTRFVPIAWDSRDGLSTPGGSSQSLIEHATQSEMCVLHVWSNDPMPSGSDYTQVAGHDWAMCIPLKFQLNKSGALYLSGRRAQLKGNLTEVELLQDDIKFAELVGSTFANLSRNLALERRQSQLNQFFTPGLLEGISSDLESYLSPREADLVILFCDLRGFSAATEEHFDRLIPYLQQTSETLSTITSAILAEQGVIGDFHGDAVMGFWGWPKDTLQQPLGALNAAQKIIRTLAGTDFLCCEKPPQAGIGIAAGRAVAGMIGSRDQVKVTAFGPPVNLAARIEGLTKPLGVPLLLDEAAKQFLQNDPSIPADHFVRLGNFRLAGLKNPTQIYTVQPDKLAWLSEYMQALACFEAGQWAQAIELLQQVPVSFGPRTLLLNQIAEHHGQSPAGWDGVIERRTK, from the coding sequence ATGGCTGAACTTTTTGCCCGCGATACTCTTTCTTCTCAGCGTTGGCGCCGCCGCTTGGTGCCGAACCAGCCGTTTATTATTGGCCGAACCACCCTCGCCTTCCCGGTGGCCTGGGACAAACAGGTTTCCTCCAAACATGCTCAACTGACCTGGAATGGCGCCCAGTTAGAAGTTCGCCAATTTCAGGAAGCGGTAAATCCCATCTTCTTCAATTCGCAACCAGAGTCGACGTTTTGGCTCAAACCGGGACAACACTTCGTAATTGGGCACACTGAATTCTTACTGGAGAACACCGAGCCAAGTTTTCCCCTCCCCCATCGCAGCCCCAAAACAGAAGTCACCATTCACCCTAACGAGATCCGCAAGGCTGCGTTTCGCAAGACACCGGGTCGAATCGAATTACTGACCGAGATGGTCTCGAAGATGACTTCGTGCAACGACCATGAACAACTGGTGACAATCACGCTGCAACAACTGCTGGAAGGGATCACGCATAGCAACGATGTCGTCTTGCTGGAACAGCGTACTCGTAAAGATAAAACTCGCTTTGTTCCGATCGCTTGGGATAGCCGAGACGGGCTTTCCACCCCAGGTGGTTCCAGCCAAAGCCTGATCGAACATGCCACCCAGTCCGAAATGTGCGTACTGCATGTGTGGTCGAACGACCCGATGCCAAGCGGAAGCGACTACACCCAGGTTGCCGGGCATGACTGGGCGATGTGCATTCCTCTCAAGTTTCAATTGAACAAATCTGGCGCGCTCTACCTATCTGGCCGCCGCGCCCAATTAAAAGGAAACCTGACCGAGGTTGAACTTCTGCAAGACGATATCAAGTTTGCGGAACTCGTGGGCTCGACGTTTGCCAACCTTTCTCGCAATTTAGCCCTGGAACGCCGCCAATCGCAGTTAAATCAGTTCTTCACCCCTGGCCTGCTCGAAGGCATTTCCTCTGACTTGGAAAGCTATCTGTCGCCACGGGAAGCGGACCTTGTGATTCTCTTTTGCGATCTACGTGGTTTCTCGGCAGCCACAGAAGAACACTTCGACCGGCTGATACCTTATCTCCAGCAAACGAGCGAAACGCTCTCGACAATCACCTCGGCCATCTTGGCGGAACAAGGGGTGATAGGCGACTTTCACGGCGATGCTGTCATGGGATTCTGGGGTTGGCCCAAAGATACTTTGCAGCAGCCACTCGGCGCGCTCAACGCCGCGCAGAAAATTATCCGCACCCTCGCAGGCACCGATTTCCTCTGCTGTGAAAAGCCCCCGCAAGCCGGTATCGGCATCGCGGCTGGCCGCGCGGTAGCAGGCATGATTGGCAGCCGCGACCAAGTCAAAGTCACCGCGTTCGGGCCACCAGTGAATTTGGCAGCAAGGATCGAAGGCTTGACCAAACCACTCGGCGTTCCCCTTCTGCTGGACGAGGCCGCCAAGCAGTTTCTGCAGAACGATCCTTCCATCCCAGCCGACCACTTCGTCCGGCTTGGCAACTTTCGTCTGGCAGGTCTCAAAAACCCTACGCAAATCTACACGGTTCAGCCAGACAAGCTGGCTTGGTTGTCCGAATACATGCAAGCACTCGCATGCTTCGAGGCTGGGCAATGGGCACAAGCGATCGAACTGCT